The uncultured Methanobrevibacter sp. genomic interval TGGAATCGAATTTGACGAAAAAGATTTTTAGGAGTTAAACTCCTAATCATATTTTTTAATTTATAACACCAAATAAAATTCACCAAATTAGAATTGATTACTTACAATTTACCATGTATTATTCACCAGCCACACTGGAAATTTCATTAATAATACCATACAATTTTCAGATTCCATATCCAAAATTTAATTGGAACGAATAGTATATTATCAAATCAATTTTAATGAAAGAAACATATAAAAATAACATTAGTAATAGCAAACTATTATATACTTTAACCAAGATATATAGATAACATAGTGTAAATACTATATTTTTCACATGTTTTTAAATTATTATTTTACCACATATTTAAACAAGTTAGATAGGGTGCTGTATAAATATTACTTTTCAAATGCTCTCTAACTTAATTTAAATATATCAACCCATAATAAATTAAAGCATAGATTATTTAAAGGAGGAAATAATTTTGGCTCAACAACAAATAGGACTTGATTGGGAAGAGGACTTTCAAAGATTAACCCCATCCCAGTTCTTTAGAAAAAATAAACAGATGCTTGGATTTACAGGTAAAATTCGTTCATTAACTATCGTTTTCCACGAACTAATTACAAACAGTTTTGATGCAGCTGAAGAATCAGGAATATTGCCTGATATCGACATTGAGTTAAAACGTGTTGATAAAGAGCATTACATTTTAAGACATAGAGATAACGGCCCAGGAATCCCTGAAGATTATGTTATGCAGGTATACTGTATGATGTTTGCAGGATCAAAATTCAGAAACATACAATCAAGAGGACAACAAGGTTTAGGTTGTAGTGGTTGTGTTCTATTATCACAAATGACCACCGGTAAACCTGCTCACGTAATTTCATGTTACAAAGAAGGAGATGAAATTAAAGGAGTGAAAATGAAATTCCAAATGGATGTTGAAAACAACCGTGGAATTTTAATGGAAAGAGAAGATTATCCTGCCGAAAGTACCGGAGTATGTATTGAATTACAATTTAAAGATGTTTCATACTCACTTGCAGAACAAGGTGCATTTGAATACATCAGAAGAACCATGATCGGAAATCCTCATGCTAAAATTACATTCAGAGACCCATCAGGACACAAATATATCTTCAAAAGAGCAGCAGATGTTGTTCCAGTACAACCAAAAGAAGTATTGCCACACCCTAAAGGTGTAAGTGCTGACGATTTAATGACAATGGCGAAAAATACTGACAGCAGAAGATACAAAAGCATGTTAACTTCATCAATGTCAAGAATGTCAGCAAAAAGAGTTGATGAAATCGCAGAAATGACTGGAATCGACATGAACAAACGTCCAAAAGACATGACTTTCCAA includes:
- the top6B gene encoding DNA topoisomerase VI subunit B; this encodes MAQQQIGLDWEEDFQRLTPSQFFRKNKQMLGFTGKIRSLTIVFHELITNSFDAAEESGILPDIDIELKRVDKEHYILRHRDNGPGIPEDYVMQVYCMMFAGSKFRNIQSRGQQGLGCSGCVLLSQMTTGKPAHVISCYKEGDEIKGVKMKFQMDVENNRGILMEREDYPAESTGVCIELQFKDVSYSLAEQGAFEYIRRTMIGNPHAKITFRDPSGHKYIFKRAADVVPVQPKEVLPHPKGVSADDLMTMAKNTDSRRYKSMLTSSMSRMSAKRVDEIAEMTGIDMNKRPKDMTFQEAEAIVQCFKKMKFMAPPTDGLIPIGSEQIEKGMKQILKPEFVATITRKPVTYAGGVSFIIEAGLAYGGDSGRVVNEQRKSEIMRFANRVPLTFDAGSCAITEALKSIDWKRYGLKDMDNTPLTLFVNIISTQVPYLSTGKQSVSPEPEIVHEIRQATMKLARKLQKHIRAKRAAKEKEKRSKVFEEYVPVIIEEAAKLGETGVPEYQEVLAKVTKRALAELLGEKVEEEEEEEELDALIMEEVDEFGHTVDGNSTLDNFTEDDENEDEE